In one window of Bos taurus isolate L1 Dominette 01449 registration number 42190680 breed Hereford chromosome 15, ARS-UCD2.0, whole genome shotgun sequence DNA:
- the OR8J16 gene encoding olfactory receptor family 8 subfamily J member 16: MANGNFTQVIEFILIGVSERPDLQIPLFFVFLVIYGLTVTGNLSIITLTSVDSQLQTPMYFFLRHLAMINLGNSTVIAPKMLINFLVKKHTTSFYECAIQLGGFLVFIVAEIFMLAVMAYDHYVAICNPLLYMVVVSRRVCFLLVSLTYLYSFSTSIVTSFSVFSMAYCSFNVINHFYCDIVPLLALSCSNTSFPETVVFISASTNLMFSITVVVTSYFNIILSILRICSSEGRKRAFSTCASHMTAVSVFYGTLLFMYLQPRNNHSLETDKMASAFYTLVIPMLNPMIYSLRNKDMKAALKRFLTNSCC, translated from the coding sequence ATGGCTAATGGAAATTTCACCCAAGTCATTGAGTTTATTCTCATAGGAGTCTCAGAACGCCCAGACCTCCAGATCCCACTCTTCTTTGTCTTCCTGGTCATCTATGGACTGACCGTGACAGGGAACCTAAGCATCATCACCCTCACCAGTGTGGACTCTCAGCTTCAGAcccccatgtatttcttcctcagGCACTTGGCCATGATCAATCTTGGCAATTCAACTGTCATTGCCCCTAAAATGCTGATAAACTTCTTAGTAAAGAAACACACCACCTCCTTCTATGAATGTGCCATTCAGCTAGGCGGGTTCTTGGTTTTCATTGTAGCCGAAATTTTCATGTTagctgtgatggcctatgaccactATGTGGCCATTTGTAACCCCCTGCTCTACATGGTGGTGGTGTCTCGGCGGGTTTGCTTTCTGCTAGTTTCTCTCACATACCTCTACAGCTTTTCCACATCGATTGTGActtccttttctgtattttcaatgGCTTATTGCTCTTTCAATGTAATCAATCATTTTTACTGTGATATTGTCCCTCTCTTAGCATTGTCCTGCTCCAATACTTCCTTTCCAGAAACAGTAGTCTTCATATCTGCATCTACAAACTTGATGTTTTCCATAACTGTAGTTGTAACATCTTATTTCAACATCATTTTGTCCATTCTAAGGATATGTTCAtcggaaggaaggaaaagagcctTCTCCACATGCGCTTCACATATGACAGCGGTGTCAGTCTTCTATGGCACTCTGCTTTTCATGTATTTACAGCCTCGAAATAACCATTCATTAGAAACTGATAAAATGGCTTCAGCGTTTTATACACTGGTGATTCCCATGCTGAACCCCATgatctacagcctgaggaacaaGGACATGAAGGCTGCCTTGAAGAGATTTCTGACAAATTCATGCTGTTGA
- the OR8J3F gene encoding olfactory receptor 8J3, which produces MAHENFTRVIEFILTGVSERPDLQIPLFFVFLVIYGLTVTGNLSIITLTSVDSRLQTPMYFFLRHLAIINLGNSTVIAPKMLINFLVKKHTTSFYECATQLGMFLVFIVAEIFILAVMAYDRYVAICNPLLYLAVVSRRVCFLLVSLTYLYSFSTAIVASSSVFSMSYCSSNVINHFYCDIVPLIALSCSDTSFPETVVFVSASTNLVFSIITVVASYFNIVLSILRIRSSEGRKRAFSTCTSHMTAVSVFYGTLLFMYLQPQTNHSMGADKMASVFYTLVIPMLNPMIYSLRNKDVKAALKRFLTNSCCSFKLI; this is translated from the coding sequence ATGGCTCATGAAAATTTCACCCGAGTCATTGAATTTATTCTCACAGGAGTCTCAGAACGCCCAGACCTCCAGATCCCACTCTTCTTTGTCTTCCTGGTCATCTATGGACTGACCGTGACAGGGAACCTAAGCATCATCACCCTCACCAGTGTGGACTCTCGGCTTCAGAcccccatgtatttcttcctcagGCACTTGGCTATCATCAATCTTGGCAATTCAACTGTCATTGCCCCTAAAATGCTGATCAATTTCTTAGTAAAGAAACACACCACCTCCTTCTATGAATGTGCCACCCAACTAGGCATGTTCTTGGTTTTCATTGTagctgaaattttcattttagctgtgatggcctatgaccgctatgtggccatttGTAACCCCCTGCTCTACCTGGCGGTTGTATCTCGGCGGGTTTGCTTTCTGCTAGTTTCTCTCACATACCTCTACAGCTTTTCCACAGCTATTGTGGCTTCGTCTTCTGTATTCTCTATGTCTTATTGCTCTTCCAATGTAATCAATCATTTTTACTGTGATATCGTCCCTCTGATAGCATTGTCTTGCTCTGATACTTCCTTTCCAGAAACAGTAGTATTTGTATCTGCATCTACAAATTTGGTGTTTTCCATAATTACCGTTGTAGCATCTTATTTCAACATTGTTCTGTCCATTCTAAGGATACGTTcatcagaaggaagaaaaagagcctTCTCCACATGCACTTCCCATATGACAGCTGTGTCAGTCTTCTATGGAACTCTGCTTTTCATGTATTTGCAGCCTCAAACTAACCATTCTATGGGTGCTGATAAAATGGCTTCAGTGTTTTATACACTGGTGATCCCCATGCTGAATCCTATgatctacagcctgaggaacaaGGACGTGAAGGCTGCCTTAAAGAGATTTCTGACAAATTCATGCTGTTCTTTTAAGCTGATATAA
- the OR8J19 gene encoding olfactory receptor family 8 subfamily J member 19 codes for MANRNFTQVTEFILIGVSERPDLQIPLFFVFLVIYGLTVTGNLSIITLTSVDSRLQTPMYFFLRHLAIINLGNSTVIAPKMLISILVKKHTTSFYECATQLGGFLVFIVAEIFMLAVMAYDRYEAICNPLLYMVVVSRQACFLLVSLTYFYSFSTAVVVSCSVFSVSYCSSNVINHFYCDTVPLLALSCSDASFPETVVFISASTNLMFSITVVVASYFNIILSILRIHSSEGRKRAFSTCASHMTAVSIFYGTLLFMYLQPRNNHSLDTDKLTSVFYTLVIPMLNPMIYSLRNKEVKAALRKFLTNY; via the coding sequence ATGGCTAACAGAAATTTCACCCAAGTCACTGAGTTTATTCTCATAGGAGTCTCAGAACGTCCAGACCTCCAGATCCCACTCTTCTTTGTCTTCCTGGTCATCTATGGACTGACCGTGACAGGGAACCTAAGCATCATCACCCTCACCAGTGTGGACTCTAGACTTCAGACtcccatgtatttcttcctcagGCACTTGGCCATCATCAATCTTGGCAATTCAACTGTCATTGCCCCTAAAATGCTGATCAGCATTTTAGTAAAAAAGCACACCACCTCCTTCTATGAATGTGCCACCCAACTAGGCGGGTTCTTGGTTTTCATTGTAGCTGAAATTTTCATGTTAGCTGTGATGGCCTATGATCGCTATGAGGCCATTTGTAACCCCCTGCTCTACATGGTGGTGGTGTCTCGACAGGCCTGCTTTCTGCTAGTTTCCCTCACATACTTCTATAGCTTTTCCACAGCTGTTGTAGTTTCATGTAGTGTATTTTCTGTGTCTTATTGCTCTTCCAATGTAATCAACCATTTTTACTGTGATACCGTCCCTCTGTTAGCATTGTCTTGCTCTGATGCTTCCTTTCCAGAAACAGTAGTATTCATATCTGCATCTACAAACTTGATGTTTTCCATAACTGTAGTTGTAGCATCTTATTTCAACATCATTTTGTCCATTCTAAGGATACACTCAtcggaaggaaggaaaagagcctTCTCCACATGCGCTTCACATATGACAGCTGTGTCAATCTTCTATGGAACTCTGCTCTTTATGTATTTGCAGCCTCGAAATAACCATTCACTGGATACTGATAAATTGACCTCCGTGTTTTACACACTGGTGATTCCCATGCTGAATCCCATGATTTACAGCCTGAGAAACAAGGAAGTGAAGGCTGCCTTGAGGAAATTTCTGACCAATTATTAA